A genomic segment from Rickettsiella endosymbiont of Miltochrista miniata encodes:
- a CDS encoding response regulator gives MNHDFANSSLTPRILVVEDDPIIRTIHQQVLASLGCQVDCVSRGQAAIRQLYYDMVLLDMGLPDIPGGNVIKAARTREIQRKPLPFIVVTAHDKENEATYLALGADRVFRKPLARGQLHSLLVEYGLLKNK, from the coding sequence ATGAATCATGACTTTGCAAACTCTTCCCTTACCCCTCGTATCTTGGTTGTTGAAGACGACCCCATTATTCGAACCATCCATCAACAAGTTCTTGCAAGCTTGGGCTGTCAGGTTGATTGTGTTAGCCGAGGACAAGCTGCAATCCGTCAGCTTTATTACGATATGGTCTTGCTTGATATGGGCTTACCGGACATTCCTGGGGGAAATGTCATAAAAGCAGCGCGCACGAGAGAAATACAACGAAAACCGCTTCCTTTCATCGTAGTAACCGCCCATGACAAAGAAAACGAAGCAACTTATTTAGCACTCGGCGCCGATCGTGTTTTTCGAAAACCATTAGCAAGAGGACAATTACACTCTCTTTTAGTAGAGTATGGCTTACTGAAAAATAAATAA
- a CDS encoding TrbG/VirB9 family P-type conjugative transfer protein, with protein sequence MSERITFLLLSMLIITMGHSMAQAALLPRQVTADQHVKTVNYDPNNVVIIHGHYGYQTQVVFAGDEEVQNISIGDSLAWQAVSVKNNLFIKPMAASKTNMTVLTNVNSYNFQLDSNDTKTSPTYKLQFIYPSAGYDRSGQTNALGVCDPTKINWKYSFTGDKRLAPREAFDCNGQFTYFRFDNSLPAIFIVDKNRQETLVNYHMKGNYVVVNTTAPQFTLRSGRYVTSVYNDAAIGDWQNIK encoded by the coding sequence ATGAGTGAACGAATTACTTTTCTTTTATTGAGCATGCTTATCATTACCATGGGACATAGCATGGCGCAAGCGGCTTTGCTTCCTAGGCAGGTTACAGCGGATCAACATGTTAAAACAGTCAACTATGATCCGAATAACGTGGTTATTATCCACGGACATTATGGTTATCAGACACAAGTGGTGTTTGCCGGGGACGAGGAAGTACAAAATATATCTATCGGCGATAGCTTAGCTTGGCAAGCGGTATCGGTTAAAAATAATCTGTTTATCAAACCTATGGCTGCATCAAAGACTAATATGACCGTACTGACCAATGTTAATAGCTATAATTTTCAATTAGATTCGAATGATACAAAAACTTCACCGACATATAAATTACAGTTTATCTATCCGAGTGCAGGCTACGATCGAAGTGGACAAACCAATGCCCTTGGCGTTTGTGATCCGACCAAAATTAACTGGAAATATAGTTTTACCGGCGACAAACGATTAGCACCACGAGAAGCATTTGATTGTAACGGTCAGTTTACTTATTTCCGCTTCGACAATAGCTTACCCGCCATTTTTATTGTGGATAAGAATCGGCAAGAAACTTTAGTCAATTATCACATGAAAGGAAACTATGTCGTTGTCAATACGACAGCACCCCAATTTACTTTACGAAGCGGGCGTTATGTGACGAGTGTGTATAACGATGCCGCCATCGGTGATTGGCAGAACATAAAATAA
- a CDS encoding VirB4 family type IV secretion/conjugal transfer ATPase gives MFAKKIKQKNPLPSRLLRNEVNASRHINILGHYNNDTLIDKSGKLIQIIQLAGINELTQSEADLDAYKNRRNSLLKSFSSEYAVYFWTLRRQTTEYPDGEFKPGFAQQLNEKYRERIKRNSLFQNAIYLAIVTKPAAGVINQGFNWISKLSRQLDKEAQQQQLAKTYQALEATTQKVLQVLSDYQPQLLTVYQKDELYFSQPLAFVDQLINYDRQAVPLAAQDASIYIARKRLFFNHRSGTIECRAGDHSKQFAAALSIKMYPAMTYQGLLDSLNSLRMEYTITQSFRFYDRYLAKTRLRDQQQDMQQTKEESNRQTEQIDEAFEEAASGDAGYGQHHFSLLCYANSQEQLNHRVGEIIALFSDRDIVCIREDIGCECAFWAQLPGNFAYIVRAAEISTKNMAAFASLHSDPVGQMQGNFWGNAVTVLETLSGSPFYFNFHTKDVGNFIIVGATGSGKTVLVGFLITQSMKFGGKRVIFDKDRGLEILVRALGGVYEILKPGKSTGFNPCQLNDTSENRTFLLNLFKQLLKSQHKPLDEQEIKIIEDAIAGMYRLNPTERQFCHIAPFFGKNSPGSLRARFECWHSHREQAWVFDNVSDCFEQQQYDTDVIGLDLSHLLKDEVCKTPTLMYLLHRFSQQLEGQRGMIFLDEGWLALQDDYFKNIINDLSRTPRKKNNFFGLATQAAQDTSVSAIQAPINEAAACKIFFPNPMADRKTYIEGFGLTEREFELIKTLPDDSHYFLLNYGRGKESVVLRANLKELDDEIAIISGRQETVSLLDTIHAEVGDDPKIWLPIFQQRRKMEKSRC, from the coding sequence ATGTTTGCTAAAAAGATAAAACAAAAAAATCCTCTACCAAGCCGCTTACTAAGAAATGAAGTCAATGCTTCACGCCATATTAATATCTTAGGGCATTACAATAACGATACCTTGATCGATAAAAGTGGCAAGCTCATTCAAATTATTCAACTGGCTGGGATTAATGAACTCACGCAAAGTGAAGCGGACTTAGACGCCTATAAAAATCGTCGCAATAGTTTATTAAAAAGTTTTTCCTCTGAATACGCGGTTTATTTCTGGACCCTGCGTCGCCAAACTACCGAGTATCCAGATGGAGAATTTAAACCAGGTTTTGCTCAGCAGTTGAATGAAAAATATAGAGAGCGAATCAAAAGGAATTCACTGTTTCAGAATGCGATTTATTTAGCAATCGTTACTAAACCGGCAGCGGGTGTTATCAATCAAGGATTTAATTGGATTAGCAAATTAAGCCGTCAGCTCGATAAAGAGGCACAACAACAGCAATTGGCTAAAACCTATCAAGCGCTTGAAGCAACCACACAAAAAGTGTTGCAAGTCTTGTCTGACTATCAACCGCAATTATTAACGGTTTATCAAAAGGATGAGCTTTATTTTTCGCAACCATTAGCTTTTGTGGATCAGTTGATTAATTACGATCGACAGGCTGTACCGCTAGCGGCGCAAGATGCGTCGATTTATATAGCAAGGAAACGCCTATTTTTTAATCATCGTTCAGGAACCATTGAATGCCGTGCAGGCGATCACAGTAAACAATTTGCTGCAGCACTGTCTATCAAGATGTATCCAGCGATGACCTATCAGGGTTTATTAGATAGCTTAAATTCGCTACGCATGGAATATACCATCACACAATCATTTCGATTTTATGATCGTTATTTGGCTAAAACTCGTTTACGCGATCAACAGCAAGATATGCAGCAAACAAAAGAAGAATCCAATCGACAAACAGAGCAGATCGATGAAGCGTTTGAAGAGGCAGCAAGTGGTGATGCGGGTTATGGCCAACATCATTTTAGTTTGCTGTGTTATGCCAACAGTCAGGAACAATTGAATCACCGCGTGGGCGAAATCATTGCTTTATTTTCTGATCGAGATATCGTGTGTATTCGCGAAGATATCGGTTGCGAATGTGCTTTCTGGGCGCAATTACCCGGTAATTTTGCTTACATTGTTCGAGCAGCGGAAATCTCAACAAAAAATATGGCGGCCTTTGCTAGCTTGCACAGTGACCCAGTAGGTCAAATGCAGGGTAATTTTTGGGGGAATGCCGTAACTGTCTTAGAAACACTTTCTGGCAGTCCTTTTTATTTTAATTTTCATACTAAAGATGTTGGAAATTTCATTATTGTGGGTGCCACCGGCAGTGGTAAAACCGTGTTAGTTGGGTTCCTTATCACACAAAGTATGAAGTTTGGTGGGAAACGCGTCATCTTTGATAAAGATCGCGGTTTGGAAATCTTAGTCAGAGCGTTGGGCGGTGTTTATGAAATTTTAAAACCAGGGAAATCTACCGGTTTTAATCCTTGTCAACTGAATGATACATCAGAAAACCGTACTTTCTTACTTAATCTTTTTAAGCAACTTCTAAAATCTCAACATAAGCCTCTCGATGAACAGGAAATAAAAATCATCGAAGATGCTATCGCAGGGATGTATCGCTTAAACCCAACAGAAAGACAGTTTTGTCATATCGCGCCATTTTTTGGTAAAAATAGTCCGGGTTCACTGCGTGCACGATTTGAATGTTGGCACAGTCATCGTGAACAGGCTTGGGTTTTTGATAATGTCAGCGATTGTTTTGAACAGCAACAGTATGACACGGATGTAATCGGTCTTGATTTAAGCCATCTTTTAAAAGATGAAGTGTGTAAAACACCCACGTTAATGTACCTACTGCATCGCTTCAGTCAGCAACTCGAAGGTCAACGCGGCATGATCTTTCTCGATGAAGGTTGGTTAGCGCTACAGGATGATTATTTCAAAAACATTATCAATGATTTATCGCGTACACCGCGCAAGAAAAATAATTTTTTTGGTTTAGCCACGCAAGCGGCACAGGATACGTCTGTTTCAGCCATTCAAGCACCGATTAATGAAGCAGCAGCCTGTAAGATCTTTTTTCCTAATCCTATGGCCGATCGAAAAACCTATATCGAAGGTTTCGGTTTAACAGAACGCGAATTTGAGTTAATAAAAACCTTACCGGATGACAGTCATTATTTTTTATTGAATTACGGTCGTGGCAAGGAATCGGTTGTGCTAAGAGCTAATCTCAAAGAATTAGACGATGAGATTGCCATCATTTCTGGACGGCAAGAAACGGTAAGCTTATTGGATACTATTCATGCTGAAGTAGGGGATGATCCAAAGATTTGGCTACCTATTTTTCAGCAACGCAGAAAAATGGAGAAAAGCAGATGCTAA
- a CDS encoding type IV secretion system protein, protein MMLSAQSFITDTLTAVDGVIGHYVQTVYLQLAVQYNSTLLLLCTLYILLLGYRFTMHTLSADFSTISRHLIVLCIVYGLITNWSLYYLFVYNLFTNEPGDIAQVMVNASNPLTSDQSIAQALNQVYSTGMDASKKLFNGGIRLFFCSIFIFVFTFVCCLTALGLLIYAKLAMAIALALGPIFLPFILWESTRGWFGSWLRKLFNFALIPIVTASILSLMLSVMELVLPDLNSQAAQGNPDFFTMGLFGGLSLVTAFLLKQSLPIASSLSGGLTLAALGQVGSMVSSTLRATGMNAAGRLAGKGIKAIGNVMANKAASQKKSTVNAAVEQGKK, encoded by the coding sequence ATGATGCTCTCTGCTCAGAGTTTTATTACGGATACATTAACCGCGGTAGACGGTGTGATTGGCCACTATGTCCAAACGGTCTATCTGCAGTTAGCAGTACAATACAACAGTACACTCTTGCTGTTGTGTACACTTTATATTCTGTTGCTAGGCTATCGTTTTACCATGCATACCTTGAGTGCTGATTTCAGCACTATTAGCCGACATTTAATTGTTTTATGCATAGTTTATGGATTGATTACCAATTGGTCTTTATATTATCTCTTTGTTTATAACCTTTTTACGAATGAACCAGGTGATATCGCCCAAGTGATGGTTAATGCATCCAACCCATTGACTTCTGATCAATCAATTGCGCAAGCACTTAATCAAGTTTATAGCACAGGGATGGATGCCTCCAAAAAATTATTTAATGGAGGAATTAGACTTTTTTTCTGTAGTATTTTCATATTTGTTTTTACTTTTGTATGTTGTTTGACGGCGCTAGGACTTTTAATCTACGCAAAGCTCGCGATGGCCATTGCGTTAGCACTCGGTCCAATTTTTCTACCTTTTATTCTTTGGGAGTCAACGCGTGGTTGGTTTGGCAGCTGGCTGAGAAAATTATTTAATTTCGCATTAATCCCTATCGTAACAGCCAGTATTTTATCTCTCATGCTGTCGGTGATGGAGCTGGTTTTACCTGACCTAAATAGCCAAGCGGCACAAGGAAATCCCGATTTTTTTACCATGGGATTGTTTGGCGGCTTATCTTTAGTGACCGCTTTTTTGTTAAAACAAAGTTTACCGATCGCAAGCAGTTTAAGTGGCGGGCTTACGCTGGCCGCTTTAGGTCAAGTAGGCAGTATGGTGAGTTCTACTCTTAGAGCAACTGGCATGAATGCTGCAGGGCGTTTGGCTGGAAAAGGAATTAAAGCCATAGGGAACGTAATGGCTAACAAAGCGGCAAGTCAAAAAAAATCAACCGTCAATGCAGCCGTAGAGCAAGGAAAAAAATGA
- a CDS encoding type IV secretion system protein VirB3, producing MQDYQLEVDPLALALTRPPLFMGIPIRFFFANLGINILICIDFHTLMGIPLFGLFHLVLFRLATKDLQFFCLWLKFFTQTPPVLNSGFWGGTNSYQPG from the coding sequence ATGCAAGATTACCAACTCGAAGTCGATCCGCTCGCACTGGCTTTAACACGTCCACCGTTGTTCATGGGAATTCCGATACGTTTTTTCTTTGCGAATCTAGGCATCAATATTCTGATTTGTATTGATTTTCATACTTTAATGGGTATTCCTCTATTTGGGCTATTTCATCTGGTTTTATTTCGGCTTGCAACGAAAGATCTGCAGTTTTTTTGCTTATGGTTGAAATTTTTCACACAAACGCCACCTGTTTTGAACAGTGGTTTTTGGGGTGGAACAAATAGTTATCAGCCGGGGTGA
- a CDS encoding LuxR C-terminal-related transcriptional regulator: MSQKKVIKSAIGDSDLTQGSSINEPTDLITRILIKLGNHKPSLKQRQLIKTLLFNLSLRTTLIVDSQLSPREKECLSLAALGYTVRESAELLDIKHNTVEDYHKSIKKKLKCKTIARAVMEGIRYGWIKKP, from the coding sequence ATGTCTCAAAAGAAAGTGATTAAATCCGCTATAGGGGATTCCGATCTAACTCAGGGTTCATCCATTAATGAGCCCACTGATCTAATAACGCGTATTTTAATAAAACTGGGTAATCACAAACCATCACTCAAACAACGTCAACTCATCAAAACTTTATTATTTAATCTCAGTTTAAGAACTACATTGATCGTTGATTCACAGTTAAGCCCTCGAGAAAAAGAGTGCCTCTCATTAGCCGCTTTAGGATACACCGTAAGAGAAAGCGCTGAATTACTCGATATTAAGCACAATACAGTTGAAGACTATCATAAAAGCATTAAGAAAAAACTGAAATGTAAAACAATTGCTAGAGCAGTTATGGAGGGTATTCGCTATGGATGGATCAAAAAACCTTAA
- a CDS encoding TrbI/VirB10 family protein — translation MVKQTTSPPEGLPEITEPSRKKPALLILLLSLLLLLGIHFLFHSKKTETKTKFAVEESYTLPNNEGKSSKSSPLKGQSEIKQLSEQQLALLQAKQKELQLRLSAPMMLLEQSGNQSSNSTTPVKSKTLSTDPNSQFLQQLSGSNINKRIQANSLGPLNQLIAQGQIMHAILETAINSDLPGSLRAIIDQPVYAEDGSQVLISPGSRLIGQYKSGMSEGQSRIFIVWTRLITPGGLSLNLDSSGVDSLGMAGTAADVIDRHFWQRFGTATLLSILGAGTSNVGVANNASYNATQAYRMAIANSLNQTAQQTLQQQTTIPPTLWVNQGSPIQVFVAHDLDFRSVHQEAKGKVNVF, via the coding sequence ATGGTAAAACAAACAACTTCCCCACCTGAAGGATTGCCCGAGATTACTGAACCAAGCCGTAAAAAGCCGGCTCTTCTTATCCTGTTGCTAAGTTTATTACTTTTATTAGGAATACATTTTCTGTTTCATTCTAAAAAAACTGAAACTAAAACCAAATTCGCAGTCGAAGAATCTTATACACTACCCAACAACGAGGGAAAGTCATCAAAATCATCCCCATTAAAAGGACAATCTGAAATTAAACAACTATCAGAACAACAATTGGCTTTATTACAAGCTAAACAAAAAGAATTACAACTGCGTTTATCTGCGCCCATGATGTTGCTTGAACAAAGCGGTAATCAATCCAGTAATTCCACGACACCCGTAAAATCTAAAACGCTCTCTACTGATCCCAACAGTCAATTTTTACAGCAGCTTAGTGGATCGAACATCAATAAACGGATTCAGGCAAATTCATTAGGTCCTTTAAATCAGTTGATCGCTCAGGGCCAGATCATGCATGCTATTTTAGAAACAGCGATTAATTCTGATTTACCGGGTTCCTTGCGGGCAATCATCGATCAGCCGGTTTATGCAGAAGATGGCTCGCAAGTGCTTATATCGCCAGGTAGTCGTTTGATCGGACAATACAAAAGTGGCATGTCGGAAGGGCAATCGCGAATTTTTATTGTTTGGACACGTTTAATAACGCCGGGTGGTTTGAGTCTGAATTTAGATTCGTCGGGTGTCGATTCATTAGGTATGGCGGGAACGGCTGCCGATGTTATTGATCGACATTTTTGGCAACGATTTGGAACGGCTACACTTCTTTCGATTTTGGGTGCGGGTACATCTAATGTCGGTGTTGCTAATAACGCATCCTATAATGCAACCCAAGCCTATCGTATGGCTATAGCGAATAGTTTGAATCAAACCGCACAGCAAACATTGCAACAACAAACGACGATTCCACCGACCTTATGGGTAAATCAAGGGTCTCCCATCCAAGTGTTTGTAGCACATGACTTAGATTTTCGATCGGTTCATCAAGAAGCAAAAGGTAAAGTCAATGTCTTCTAA
- a CDS encoding type IV secretion system protein produces the protein MLNPIHCTYKTVALSLFMILSFPSYADPISDLVNIAAQIQGYQLQISSIQNTIQGLTHQIQDAVSGQSAWGHSQFTDHQSWGENTDRWGSVLSMAGNGGNNSQLGRTLRALVEEFPVATELYNSVNPNKMDQKYYALKAKTALAARAASQLSYDKIQDQINYANQLRQQIGTTATLKQSVDLESRLTLENNLIQLEMLRQLALINQQHAIDAQAEVNDAVQNAHFLNANYK, from the coding sequence ATGCTAAACCCAATTCACTGTACTTACAAAACTGTAGCGCTTAGTTTATTCATGATTTTATCTTTTCCTAGTTATGCCGATCCTATTAGCGATTTAGTCAATATTGCGGCACAAATTCAAGGCTATCAATTACAGATTTCGAGTATTCAAAATACGATACAAGGATTAACTCACCAGATACAAGATGCCGTATCGGGTCAATCAGCATGGGGACATTCGCAATTTACCGATCATCAATCTTGGGGTGAAAATACGGATCGTTGGGGTTCTGTTTTAAGTATGGCGGGAAACGGCGGAAATAATAGCCAATTAGGACGAACGCTGCGTGCATTAGTTGAAGAATTTCCTGTAGCGACCGAACTCTATAACAGTGTGAACCCAAATAAAATGGACCAAAAATATTATGCCTTAAAAGCTAAAACGGCTTTAGCCGCTAGAGCGGCGAGTCAATTGAGCTACGATAAAATTCAAGATCAGATTAACTATGCCAATCAATTACGTCAACAAATTGGCACAACGGCTACCTTAAAACAATCAGTTGATTTAGAAAGTCGCCTTACACTAGAAAATAATTTAATTCAGCTAGAAATGTTGCGCCAATTAGCGCTAATCAATCAGCAACACGCGATTGATGCACAAGCAGAAGTGAATGATGCGGTACAGAATGCCCATTTTCTTAATGCAAACTATAAATAA
- a CDS encoding type IV secretion system protein — protein MKTNTSEAFYQKAADWRYDVYHSKAIWLRYSLIGNIGLLLCLLFTLIMLTCLIPLKQKVPYLYAFNNATGEITKLGKLEPTQLTANWQMTRYFLIHYVINRESYDSDNLEIPYQLAWAQSDVMIRKQYDAEVDSNVLTSPYRKYGKNKAVTVRVLSVSRLNDNTAAIRFEKRLSDKASNTQQVANQEVIVKWHYQSVKATQVQLDRNPLGFTVTYYQVTPVNLNEENRHE, from the coding sequence ATGAAAACGAATACAAGTGAAGCATTTTACCAAAAAGCTGCTGATTGGCGTTATGATGTTTATCATAGCAAAGCCATTTGGTTACGTTATTCGTTGATTGGAAATATAGGATTATTGCTTTGTTTATTGTTTACATTAATCATGCTGACTTGTTTGATCCCACTCAAACAAAAAGTACCTTACCTGTATGCGTTTAATAACGCGACGGGTGAAATAACTAAGCTGGGTAAATTAGAACCTACGCAGCTAACGGCTAATTGGCAGATGACACGTTATTTTCTTATACACTATGTCATCAATCGAGAAAGCTATGATAGCGATAATTTAGAAATTCCTTACCAATTAGCGTGGGCTCAATCGGATGTCATGATCCGAAAACAATACGATGCTGAAGTGGATAGTAATGTATTGACTTCCCCGTATCGCAAATATGGAAAAAATAAAGCGGTCACAGTACGAGTGTTATCGGTTTCACGCTTGAATGACAATACGGCGGCTATTCGCTTCGAAAAACGATTGAGTGATAAAGCATCTAATACACAACAAGTGGCGAATCAAGAAGTCATCGTGAAATGGCACTATCAATCAGTTAAAGCAACCCAAGTTCAACTAGATAGAAATCCACTCGGATTTACCGTGACGTATTACCAAGTGACACCGGTTAATTTAAATGAGGAGAACCGTCATGAGTGA
- the virB11 gene encoding P-type DNA transfer ATPase VirB11 translates to MSIKALEKHIEPLKPFLQTAGVTEVCINQPGLVFVEKNGNFTCHEIQILEFSFLEALANLIAEFNHKTFPHPLVSGYLPTGERIQCIMPPACEKNNAIYSIRCHSRHEMSLEDYQKTGVFDEFAVVNKDATKETATSLKELHAQKNIAEFLKLAISAKKNMIISGGTGTGKTTFLNACLKLIPDTDRLITVEDTREVKVAQANKVHLLFNEDDKNMTAAKLFKACLRLRPDRILLSELRGAEAWSFLRAANSGHPGSISTVHADTPAGCFDQLVFMMQQAGSNSSEEKLRTYIQSIIPIIIQLKRSANSKRFVEIAEIYFDSG, encoded by the coding sequence ATGTCCATAAAAGCGTTAGAAAAACACATAGAACCCTTAAAACCTTTCTTACAAACAGCAGGTGTAACGGAAGTTTGCATTAATCAACCCGGTTTAGTATTTGTTGAAAAAAATGGAAATTTTACTTGCCATGAAATACAGATCTTAGAATTTAGCTTTCTTGAAGCATTAGCTAACCTGATTGCAGAATTTAACCATAAAACATTTCCGCACCCTTTAGTTTCAGGCTATTTACCGACGGGCGAACGCATACAATGTATTATGCCACCTGCTTGTGAAAAAAATAATGCGATTTATTCTATTCGTTGCCATTCACGTCATGAAATGAGTCTAGAGGATTATCAAAAAACAGGGGTTTTTGATGAGTTTGCTGTCGTAAACAAAGATGCGACTAAAGAAACAGCAACTTCTTTAAAAGAGTTACACGCGCAAAAAAATATTGCTGAATTTCTGAAGTTAGCAATAAGTGCTAAAAAAAACATGATCATTAGTGGTGGGACGGGTACCGGTAAGACAACCTTTCTCAATGCGTGTTTAAAACTTATTCCAGATACGGACCGTTTGATCACGGTAGAAGATACGCGAGAGGTTAAGGTAGCGCAGGCAAACAAAGTACATTTACTTTTTAATGAAGACGATAAAAATATGACCGCAGCGAAATTATTCAAGGCATGTTTACGCTTAAGGCCCGATAGAATACTGCTGTCTGAATTGCGCGGTGCTGAAGCATGGTCATTTCTGAGAGCAGCAAACAGTGGTCATCCAGGAAGCATCAGTACGGTGCATGCTGACACACCGGCAGGTTGTTTTGATCAGCTCGTATTCATGATGCAACAAGCAGGTTCAAATTCGAGTGAAGAAAAATTACGGACTTATATTCAATCTATCATTCCAATCATTATCCAGTTAAAACGTAGTGCTAACTCGAAACGATTTGTAGAGATAGCAGAGATTTATTTTGATAGTGGTTAG
- a CDS encoding site-specific DNA-methyltransferase — translation MQNNLVNESLFQNNYKILHGDCEKELRAFPNQVDLIVTSPPYADARKQHYNSIPPGDYADWFISFHSTFWQALKPTGSLVLNMKDKIVNGVRQHYVWNTIEKLIGLGWYCIDDYIWHKKTSMPGYWPTRLRDAWEYVFHLAKVKTPYINQDAIKIPIALSTQQRLMNFENLKSPFVRSSTGSGFQRDLANWRNKKQVLPTNVLHLSPENRNQGHPAVFPVALPQFFIQLLSKPNDLIVDPFSGSGTTGLAALSLHRRCLLIDNQLVYCQVAEQRINKLINFN, via the coding sequence ATGCAAAACAACTTAGTTAATGAGTCTTTATTTCAAAACAATTATAAAATTCTGCATGGCGATTGTGAGAAAGAATTGCGCGCTTTTCCTAATCAAGTTGATTTGATTGTTACATCTCCACCGTATGCGGATGCACGGAAACAACATTACAACAGCATTCCTCCTGGCGATTATGCCGATTGGTTCATATCTTTTCATAGCACGTTTTGGCAAGCTCTAAAACCAACGGGAAGTTTAGTGCTGAATATGAAAGATAAAATTGTTAACGGTGTCCGTCAGCATTATGTATGGAATACGATAGAAAAACTCATTGGCTTAGGTTGGTATTGCATAGACGACTATATCTGGCATAAAAAAACCAGTATGCCAGGATATTGGCCAACTCGCTTACGGGATGCCTGGGAATATGTGTTTCATCTCGCCAAAGTAAAAACACCTTATATTAATCAGGATGCGATTAAAATCCCGATTGCCTTATCCACTCAACAACGGTTGATGAATTTCGAGAATCTAAAATCTCCCTTCGTTCGTTCTAGTACAGGTAGTGGCTTTCAGCGTGACTTAGCCAATTGGCGTAACAAAAAACAAGTACTACCAACAAACGTTTTGCATCTGAGCCCTGAAAATCGCAATCAAGGTCATCCAGCTGTTTTTCCGGTTGCATTACCTCAGTTTTTTATCCAATTACTCTCAAAACCAAATGATCTGATTGTTGATCCATTTTCTGGCAGCGGCACTACAGGTTTAGCAGCACTTTCTTTACATCGACGCTGTTTGCTGATCGATAACCAGCTCGTCTACTGTCAGGTTGCTGAACAAAGAATAAATAAACTAATTAATTTCAATTAA